In a genomic window of Salminus brasiliensis chromosome 12, fSalBra1.hap2, whole genome shotgun sequence:
- the LOC140574448 gene encoding F-box/LRR-repeat protein 12-like: MADSAAVKTLDCFPENILIEVLSYLSVRELVRNGRVCRRWRQLVKDQRLWRSVDLSTWKGMTSRVLWVLLRQYLGRGLRYLRLRGLLLSARAGAFLSEPWLQTLTSKCPRLCRLTLLHTDLRGLPSCSLLPPTLQVLELRCCEVPPGFFTQNPPTPPEPECPKAAVSSLQNKPLKSSSFSGIAIETLVLHNVPSFTNQHLQSLSSWGRLSRLELREIIRVTAAGLRACAPPGLQALAHLKHLEMDTGNRQQMAALGLGEGWAGLEGLGLGGREVSPGLLCLSRLPDLRWLRVHSCRLTEMMVLRSCRTLKELRRLEFCQVEFVTEGRGGGEAEGGGERDESEREREEASENDPVPNLRRSLATLLPRCSVLFTQCKVTENVD, translated from the exons ATGGCTGATTCTGCTGCTGTGAAAACTCTGGACTGTTTCCCCgaaaacattttaatagagGTTTTATCCTACTTAAGTGTCCGAGAACTTGTCCGCAATGGAAG GGTGTGCAGGCGCTGGAGGCAGCTGGTGAAGGATCAGAGACTGTGGCGCTCTGTAGACCTTTCAACATGGAAAGGG aTGACGTCCCGTGTGCTCTGGGTGTTATTACGACAGTATCTGGGTCGGGGTCTGCGTTATCTGCGTCTGCGCGGGTTGCTGCTGTCTGCGCGTGCCGGAGCGTTCCTCTCCGAACCCTGGCTGCAGACTCTGACCTCCAAATGCCCTCGGCTGTGCCGGCTCACCCTGCTGCACACAGACCTGCGTGGCCTGCCCAGCtgctccctcctccctcctacCTTACAG GTTTTGGAGCTGCGTTGCTGTGAGGTCCCTCCTGGTTTCTTTACCCAGaatccccccaccccaccagaGCCAGAGTGCCCCAAGGCAGCTGTATCCAGTCTCCAAAACAAACCTTTAAagtcctcctctttctctggcATCGCCATAGAAACACTGGTTTTGCACAACGTCCCGTCGTTCACCAACCAACACCTGCAGAGCCTGAGCTCGTGGGGGCGGCTGAGCCGGCTGGAGCTCCGGGAAATTATCCGGGTGACGGCAGCCGGACTGAGGGCTTGCGCTCCCCCCGGCCTGCAGGCCCTAGCCCACCTCAAACACCTGGAGATGGACACAGGGAACCGCCAGCAGATGGCAGCGCTGGGACTGGGGGAAGGCTGGGCAGGGCTGGAGGGGCTGGGGCTGGGTGGCCGGGAGGTGAGCCCAGGCCTGCTGTGCTTGAGCCGCCTGCCGGACCTGCGCTGGCTGCGTGTGCACAGCTGCAGGCTGACCGAGATGATGGTCCTGCGCAGCTGCCGGACACTGAAGGAGCTGCGCAGGCTGGAGTTTTGTCAGGTGGAGTTTGTGACGGAGGGCAGGGGAGGAGGAGAAGccgagggagggggagagagggatgaaagcgagagagagagggaggaggcgAGCGAAAACGACCCTGTGCCGAATCTAAGGCGCTCATTGGCCACTCTGCTGCCCAGGTGCAGTGTACTTTTTACACAGTGCAAGGTCACAGAAAACGTGGActaa